The Vicia villosa cultivar HV-30 ecotype Madison, WI linkage group LG1, Vvil1.0, whole genome shotgun sequence genome includes a region encoding these proteins:
- the LOC131606475 gene encoding non-specific lipid-transfer protein A-like, with the protein MKNLSMILMLLVLLLLTMEQVHGFDCEQAKTSIHPCTPFLVGDENEPPASCCSGLHDLKSSAPTVDEQRAACECLKDFATHYPIKHDLALSLPKRCGVYFNFPISKDMNCNDIH; encoded by the exons ATGAAGAATTTGAGTATGATTCTAATGTTGCTAGTTCTATTGCTCCTCACTATGGAGCAAGTGCATGGTTTTGACTGTGAACAAGCAAAGACATCTATACATCCTTGTACGCCATTCCTCGTCGGTGATGAGAACGAGCCACCAGCTAGTTGTTGCAGTGGCCTTCATGATCTGAAATCTTCAGCACCCACTGTTGATGAACAACGTGCTGCATGTGAATGCTTAAAAGATTTTGCTACTCACTATCCTATCAAACATGACTTAGCTCTCTCACTTCCCAAACGTTGCGGTGTTTATTTCAATTTTCCCATAAGCAAAGACATGAATTGCAATGA CATTCATTGA